In a single window of the Leisingera daeponensis DSM 23529 genome:
- a CDS encoding DMT family transporter produces the protein MLQAVILMFAAMSMIPAGDLCGKLLTGSGLATPAFVAWSRFSIGAALILPFVPRRAFTLLGDWRLWLRAGLLTGGIFSIQMALVTEPMANVFAAFFIGPVISYVLSVLLLREQATVLRSLLMALGFLGVLMVVRPGFGGSINLLWAVLAGCFYGGFLTSSRWLAGVGSPLELSLTQLLLSALLMLPLGLASLPEFSAPTAALTVGSAAFSMVGNLLLLFAYGRVQAVKLAPMVYFQLVAAVGLGWAVFRQLPDAWTWAGLAVVLSAGLASALLRR, from the coding sequence ATGTTACAGGCAGTCATCCTCATGTTTGCGGCCATGTCAATGATCCCGGCGGGCGATCTGTGCGGGAAGCTGCTGACCGGCAGCGGGCTGGCGACGCCGGCATTTGTGGCCTGGTCGCGGTTTTCGATCGGCGCCGCGCTGATCCTGCCCTTCGTGCCGCGCCGGGCGTTCACGCTGCTGGGCGACTGGCGGCTGTGGCTGCGGGCGGGGCTGCTGACCGGCGGCATCTTCTCGATCCAGATGGCGCTGGTGACAGAGCCGATGGCCAATGTCTTTGCCGCCTTCTTCATCGGCCCGGTGATCAGCTATGTGCTGTCGGTGCTGCTGCTGCGGGAGCAGGCGACAGTGCTGCGCAGCCTGTTGATGGCACTGGGATTTCTGGGCGTTCTGATGGTGGTGCGGCCGGGGTTTGGCGGCTCGATCAACCTTTTGTGGGCGGTGCTGGCGGGCTGTTTCTACGGCGGGTTCCTGACCAGCTCGCGCTGGCTGGCGGGGGTGGGCTCGCCGCTGGAGCTGAGCCTGACGCAATTGCTGCTGTCGGCGCTGCTGATGCTGCCCTTGGGCCTTGCCAGCCTGCCGGAGTTCTCGGCCCCGACTGCGGCGCTGACGGTGGGGAGCGCCGCGTTTTCGATGGTCGGCAACCTTCTGCTGCTGTTTGCCTACGGGCGGGTGCAGGCGGTCAAGCTGGCGCCGATGGTCTATTTCCAGCTGGTGGCGGCTGTGGGGCTGGGCTGGGCGGTGTTCCGCCAGCTGCCGGATGCCTGGACCTGGGCCGGGCTGGCGGTGGTGCTGAGCGCCGGTCTGGCCTCAGCCCTGCTGCGCCGCTGA
- a CDS encoding nicotinate-nucleotide adenylyltransferase, which yields MRIKLLMVCKLPHIRPGQSVGLLGGSFDPPHRGHAAISHAALKRFGLDHLFWLVSPGNPLKARQPAPLERRISASRGLIQHPRIHVSGIEADLGTRYTAQTLRHLRRRHPGVRFVWLMGADNLTHFHRWKDWQQILDTVPVGVLARPGDRISARFSPAARIYRHAMLKGSESQLLARADSPAWCFVNLPMVDVSSTALRARGEWSAAQQG from the coding sequence ATGCGCATCAAGCTCCTCATGGTTTGCAAGCTGCCGCATATCCGCCCGGGCCAAAGCGTCGGGCTGCTGGGCGGGTCCTTTGACCCGCCGCACCGGGGCCACGCGGCGATTTCCCATGCCGCGCTCAAGCGCTTCGGGCTGGACCACCTGTTCTGGCTGGTCTCCCCAGGCAACCCGCTGAAGGCGCGCCAGCCCGCCCCGCTGGAGCGGCGGATCAGCGCCAGCCGCGGCCTCATCCAGCACCCGCGCATCCATGTCAGCGGCATCGAGGCGGACCTCGGCACCCGCTACACCGCCCAGACCCTGCGCCACCTGCGCCGCCGCCATCCCGGCGTGCGCTTCGTCTGGCTGATGGGGGCCGACAATCTCACCCATTTCCACCGCTGGAAGGACTGGCAGCAGATCCTGGACACGGTCCCCGTGGGGGTGCTGGCGCGGCCGGGGGACCGGATATCGGCCCGGTTTTCGCCCGCGGCCCGGATCTACCGCCACGCGATGCTGAAAGGCAGCGAAAGCCAGCTTCTGGCGCGGGCGGACAGCCCGGCCTGGTGTTTCGTCAACCTGCCGATGGTGGATGTCAGCTCGACCGCCTTGCGCGCCCGCGGCGAATGGTCAGCGGCGCAGCAGGGCTGA
- the uvrB gene encoding excinuclease ABC subunit UvrB, which yields MPYAHSDKSMPMMTQRAPQQRPKLEGGRRFVMNTTFDPAGDQPAAIKELSQGVMEGERNQVLLGATGTGKTFTMAKVIEETQRPAIILAPNKTLAAQLYGEFKGFFPENSVEYFVSFYDYYQPEAYVPRSDTYIEKESQINEQIDRMRHSATRSLLERDDVIIIASVSCIYGIGSVETYSAMTQDLKAGEMYDQRQIMADLVAQQYKRNDQAFQRGSFRVRGDTLEIFPAHLEDRAWKLSFFGEELEQITEFDPLTGEKTGSFDQIRVYANSHYVTPKPTLNQAVISIKQELKMRLDQLVGEGKLLEAQRLEQRTNFDIEMLEATGHCNGIENYSRYLTGRAPGEPPPTLFEFIPDNAIVFADESHVSVPQIGGMYRGDHRRKFTLAEHGFRLPSCMDNRPLKFEEWDAMRPQSVFVSATPAAWELEQAGGVFTEQVIRPTGLLDPEVEIRPVSMQVDDLLDEVRKVTADGFRTLVTTLTKRMAEDLTEYLHEQGIKVRYMHSDIDTLERIEILRDLRLGAFDVLIGINLLREGLDIPECGLVAILDADKEGFLRSETSLIQTIGRAARNADGRVIMYADKITGSMERALDETNRRREKQIAYNLEHGITPETVKKNVEDVLAGLYEGDVDMNRVTAQIGKPMHGANLEAHLNGLRDDMRKAAENLEFEEAARLRDEIKRLEAVDLAISDDPLARQSAVEAASEAAVKSRGRSTAGKAGTRAYRGKSQKKFS from the coding sequence ATGCCCTATGCCCATTCCGACAAGTCCATGCCGATGATGACCCAGCGGGCACCGCAGCAGCGGCCCAAGCTGGAGGGCGGCAGGCGCTTTGTCATGAACACCACCTTCGATCCGGCAGGCGACCAGCCGGCCGCGATCAAGGAACTGTCGCAGGGCGTCATGGAGGGCGAACGCAATCAGGTGCTGTTGGGCGCCACCGGCACCGGCAAGACCTTCACCATGGCCAAGGTGATCGAGGAGACCCAGCGCCCCGCCATCATCCTCGCCCCCAACAAGACACTGGCGGCGCAATTGTACGGCGAATTCAAGGGCTTCTTCCCGGAGAACTCGGTCGAATACTTCGTCTCCTTCTACGACTACTACCAGCCGGAGGCCTATGTGCCGCGCTCCGACACGTACATCGAGAAGGAAAGCCAGATCAACGAGCAGATCGACCGGATGCGCCACTCCGCCACCCGCTCCCTGCTCGAACGCGATGACGTCATCATCATCGCCTCGGTCAGCTGCATCTACGGCATCGGCTCGGTCGAAACCTACTCCGCCATGACCCAGGACCTGAAAGCGGGCGAGATGTACGACCAGCGCCAGATCATGGCCGACCTGGTTGCCCAGCAGTACAAACGCAATGACCAGGCCTTCCAGCGCGGCTCCTTCCGGGTCCGCGGCGACACGCTGGAAATCTTCCCCGCCCACCTCGAGGACCGCGCCTGGAAGCTCTCCTTCTTCGGCGAGGAGCTGGAGCAGATCACCGAATTCGACCCGCTGACCGGCGAAAAAACCGGCAGCTTCGACCAGATCCGCGTCTATGCGAACTCCCACTATGTGACCCCGAAGCCGACGCTGAACCAGGCTGTGATCTCGATCAAGCAGGAGCTGAAGATGCGCCTCGACCAGCTGGTGGGCGAAGGCAAGCTGCTGGAGGCCCAGCGGCTGGAACAGCGCACCAACTTCGACATCGAAATGCTGGAGGCCACCGGCCACTGCAACGGCATCGAAAACTACTCCCGCTACCTCACGGGCCGCGCCCCGGGTGAGCCGCCCCCGACCCTGTTTGAATTCATCCCCGACAACGCCATCGTCTTTGCCGATGAATCCCACGTTTCCGTCCCGCAGATCGGCGGCATGTACCGCGGCGACCACCGGCGCAAGTTCACCCTGGCCGAACACGGCTTCCGCCTGCCGTCGTGCATGGACAACCGCCCGCTGAAGTTCGAGGAATGGGACGCCATGCGCCCGCAATCCGTCTTCGTCTCCGCCACCCCGGCCGCGTGGGAGCTGGAACAGGCGGGCGGCGTCTTCACCGAACAGGTGATCCGCCCCACCGGCCTCCTGGACCCGGAGGTCGAAATCCGCCCCGTCTCGATGCAGGTGGACGACCTGCTGGACGAGGTGCGCAAGGTCACCGCCGACGGCTTCCGCACCCTTGTCACCACGCTCACCAAACGCATGGCCGAGGACCTGACCGAATACCTGCACGAACAGGGCATCAAGGTCCGCTACATGCACTCCGACATCGACACGCTGGAACGGATCGAGATCCTGCGCGACCTGCGCCTCGGCGCGTTTGACGTGCTCATTGGCATCAACCTCCTGCGCGAGGGGCTGGATATTCCCGAATGCGGCCTGGTCGCCATTCTGGACGCGGACAAGGAGGGCTTCCTGCGCTCCGAGACCTCCCTCATCCAGACCATCGGCCGCGCCGCCCGCAACGCCGACGGCCGCGTCATCATGTATGCCGACAAGATCACCGGCTCGATGGAGCGCGCCCTGGATGAAACCAACCGCCGCCGCGAAAAGCAGATCGCCTACAACCTCGAACACGGCATCACGCCGGAGACCGTCAAGAAAAATGTCGAGGACGTTCTGGCCGGTCTCTACGAGGGCGACGTCGACATGAACCGCGTCACCGCCCAGATCGGGAAGCCGATGCACGGCGCCAACCTGGAGGCGCATCTGAACGGCCTGCGCGACGATATGCGCAAGGCGGCGGAGAACCTGGAGTTCGAGGAAGCCGCCCGCCTGCGCGACGAGATCAAGCGGCTGGAGGCAGTGGACCTCGCCATCTCCGACGACCCGCTGGCGCGGCAATCGGCGGTGGAGGCGGCGTCCGAGGCCGCCGTCAAGTCGCGGGGGCGGTCAACGGCGGGCAAAGCCGGGACGCGGGCGTACAGGGGGAAATCGCAGAAGAAGTTTTCGTAG
- a CDS encoding ETC complex I subunit, whose amino-acid sequence MQARIYRPARNAMTSGMAKTRRWVLEFAPASAREVDPLMGWTSSSDTQSQVKLRFDSKEAALEYAKDHGIEALVVEPKQRKANIRPGGYGDNFATNRRGPWTH is encoded by the coding sequence ATGCAAGCGCGGATTTACCGGCCAGCACGCAATGCCATGACCTCGGGCATGGCGAAGACGCGGAGATGGGTCCTGGAATTTGCGCCGGCCAGCGCCCGCGAAGTGGATCCGCTGATGGGCTGGACTTCCTCCAGCGATACCCAGAGCCAGGTCAAACTGCGTTTTGACAGCAAGGAAGCGGCGCTGGAATATGCCAAGGACCATGGCATCGAGGCGCTGGTCGTCGAGCCCAAGCAGCGCAAGGCCAACATCCGCCCGGGCGGTTACGGCGACAATTTCGCCACCAACCGCCGCGGGCCCTGGACCCACTGA
- a CDS encoding alpha/beta family hydrolase: protein MRAMSEPRFLLNGDVPGRATLLLAHGAGAAMDTPFMNAMAEGLAARGLRAARFEFAYMAGRRSGGPKRPPPKIELLQEEFRTAVEALACSGPLFIGGKSMGGRVASLIADDLWAQERIRGLVCLGYPFHPPNKPEQLRTAHLAGLKTPALICQGTRDPFGTQAEAASYALSEAVTFCWLSDGDHDLKPRKRVSGLTQEQHLEAAAEEIARWVKAAV from the coding sequence ATGCGCGCGATGTCTGAACCCAGGTTTTTGCTGAACGGCGATGTGCCGGGCCGCGCGACGCTGCTGCTCGCCCACGGGGCCGGGGCGGCGATGGACACGCCCTTCATGAACGCGATGGCAGAGGGGCTTGCCGCCCGCGGGCTGCGGGCTGCCCGGTTTGAATTTGCCTATATGGCAGGCCGGCGCAGCGGCGGGCCGAAGCGGCCGCCGCCGAAGATCGAGCTGCTGCAGGAGGAATTCCGCACTGCCGTCGAAGCGCTTGCGTGCAGCGGCCCGCTGTTCATCGGCGGCAAGTCCATGGGCGGCCGGGTTGCAAGCCTGATTGCAGATGATCTTTGGGCGCAGGAGCGGATCCGCGGCCTGGTCTGCCTTGGTTACCCGTTCCACCCGCCGAACAAACCCGAACAGCTGAGGACCGCGCATCTGGCCGGGCTGAAAACCCCGGCGCTGATCTGCCAGGGCACCCGCGACCCGTTCGGCACCCAGGCAGAGGCCGCGTCTTATGCCTTGTCCGAAGCGGTCACGTTCTGCTGGCTGAGCGACGGCGACCATGATCTGAAGCCGCGCAAAAGGGTGAGCGGGCTGACGCAGGAGCAGCACCTGGAGGCTGCGGCCGAGGAAATCGCCCGCTGGGTCAAGGCGGCGGTTTGA
- a CDS encoding GNAT family N-acetyltransferase, translating to MAEPQHHISPEGASVPVSAIEISPASPAEPEAAAMIRRHLSQMAAQSPEESCHALDGSGLEEPGVQFFLARRDGRAVAMGALKSLGGGARELKSMHTLSEARGSGAGRAMLDYLLTLARRENATGIYLETGSTDDYLPSRRLYESFGFVQCGPFADYGEDPWSVFMHLDLRGAA from the coding sequence ATGGCTGAACCGCAGCACCATATCAGCCCGGAAGGCGCCAGCGTTCCGGTGTCCGCTATCGAAATCAGCCCGGCCAGCCCGGCAGAGCCGGAGGCCGCCGCGATGATCCGGCGGCATCTGTCGCAAATGGCGGCGCAGTCGCCGGAGGAAAGCTGCCATGCGCTTGACGGCAGCGGGCTGGAAGAGCCCGGGGTGCAGTTCTTTCTGGCGCGCAGGGACGGCCGGGCTGTTGCGATGGGGGCGCTGAAATCCCTGGGCGGCGGCGCGCGGGAGCTGAAGTCGATGCACACGCTGTCAGAGGCCCGCGGCAGCGGGGCAGGGCGGGCGATGCTGGATTACCTGCTGACGCTGGCCCGCCGCGAAAACGCCACTGGCATTTATCTGGAAACCGGCTCCACGGACGATTACCTGCCGTCGCGCCGCCTGTATGAATCCTTTGGCTTTGTGCAGTGCGGGCCGTTTGCGGACTATGGCGAAGACCCTTGGTCGGTCTTTATGCACCTGGACCTGCGCGGTGCGGCTTGA
- a CDS encoding Lrp/AsnC family transcriptional regulator, whose amino-acid sequence MDGFQRKIIRLLSENSRASVSDIALELGASRKKVKETIDRLVDKKIIKRFTIELAEDAEFTSQPFRAVFNIRLVAPNCRQLFADLQKHDEILGAWSISSSDIDMMVLVEAKDVEAVENVRNSVARHPLVQTMYTNSILTTWRDPRSTARRDGEADV is encoded by the coding sequence ATGGATGGATTTCAGAGAAAAATTATTCGCCTTCTGAGCGAAAACAGCCGGGCCTCAGTCTCTGACATTGCCTTGGAACTCGGCGCGTCGCGCAAGAAGGTCAAAGAGACGATCGACCGCCTGGTCGACAAGAAGATCATCAAACGGTTCACGATTGAGCTTGCGGAGGACGCGGAATTCACCTCGCAACCTTTCAGAGCGGTCTTCAATATCCGCCTGGTCGCGCCGAACTGCAGGCAGCTGTTTGCCGACTTGCAGAAGCACGACGAGATCCTGGGCGCGTGGAGCATCTCATCCTCCGATATCGACATGATGGTGCTCGTGGAAGCCAAGGATGTGGAAGCTGTTGAGAACGTGCGCAACAGCGTTGCGAGGCACCCGTTGGTTCAAACAATGTACACAAATTCGATCCTGACGACGTGGCGCGATCCGCGGTCCACTGCGCGGCGCGACGGCGAGGCGGACGTCTGA
- a CDS encoding YqcI/YcgG family protein, translating into MTTKIIYSRVEIDSAFDATTWQKKIFNELATNFRSRSRLFPCTFGVAGFEADQLRFAFSENMDPGEVSSALKCYLKDAKSFGKNTSLLVLSRPGPIQSLEHYRARFWSTLDGIHQTDDAEWPETIPAQIDSAGWEWCFGGEQIFVVCNTPAHVNRQSRRFSSFMLTFQPRWVFNGILDTRETAEKATSKIRSRILQYDLINPSEDLGLYGDPDNREFAQYFLDDENRAATCPFHSFTKKNQNEEEKVA; encoded by the coding sequence ATGACCACCAAGATTATTTACAGTCGGGTTGAAATTGACAGCGCATTCGATGCAACTACCTGGCAGAAAAAGATTTTCAATGAGCTGGCGACCAATTTCAGGTCTCGCTCCCGGCTCTTCCCCTGCACCTTTGGCGTGGCCGGTTTCGAAGCGGATCAGCTGCGGTTTGCCTTCTCTGAAAACATGGACCCTGGCGAAGTGTCTTCGGCGCTGAAGTGCTATCTGAAAGACGCCAAATCGTTCGGAAAGAATACCTCCCTTCTCGTTCTGTCGCGTCCGGGTCCGATCCAGAGCCTGGAGCATTACCGCGCGCGCTTCTGGTCAACCCTGGATGGTATCCATCAGACCGATGACGCAGAGTGGCCCGAGACCATTCCGGCGCAGATCGACAGCGCGGGGTGGGAATGGTGTTTTGGCGGCGAACAGATATTCGTGGTCTGCAACACGCCCGCGCATGTCAACCGCCAGTCACGGCGCTTTTCGAGTTTCATGCTGACGTTCCAGCCGCGGTGGGTGTTCAACGGAATTCTCGACACACGAGAGACCGCCGAGAAAGCCACCTCCAAAATCCGTTCCCGCATCCTGCAATACGACCTGATCAATCCGTCGGAGGATCTGGGCTTGTACGGCGACCCGGACAACCGCGAGTTCGCGCAGTATTTTCTGGATGACGAAAACCGCGCGGCCACCTGCCCGTTTCACAGCTTTACCAAGAAAAACCAAAATGAAGAGGAGAAGGTGGCATGA
- a CDS encoding cupin domain-containing protein — protein sequence MISSPGKSVVVHSAAADLSDFRGLVERCMPEQGCVEVQNDQSGKEHPWHQHDTDETIVVLGGQLLFYWEGGEAVCKSGDVIELPKGVRHGSKASFGDVQYLISFANVDFAR from the coding sequence ATGATTTCATCACCTGGAAAATCTGTCGTCGTTCATTCAGCCGCTGCTGATCTGTCGGATTTCAGGGGGCTTGTTGAACGCTGCATGCCGGAACAGGGTTGCGTAGAAGTCCAGAACGACCAGTCCGGCAAGGAGCATCCCTGGCACCAGCACGATACCGATGAGACCATTGTCGTGCTGGGCGGGCAGCTCCTGTTTTATTGGGAAGGCGGCGAAGCCGTCTGCAAATCGGGGGATGTGATCGAGCTTCCGAAAGGGGTCAGGCACGGTTCGAAAGCAAGTTTCGGGGACGTGCAGTACCTGATTTCCTTTGCCAATGTGGATTTCGCGAGATGA
- a CDS encoding APC family permease, with protein MTDLKKTLGPLKGAGLMLNIVIGAGLLSLPGLAYQQAAENAIWVWALCAVVALPLLSVFIIMGARFPDAGGVSSFAQKAFGKYAYIASSFIFLGAVAFGLPAIALTGGHYLSVLVPVDPAILAIALLLIATGTQLASPEAASRISAMVASVILFSLLVIVAVGLSGITPEMREARALSGPTIGFSQLSVPFMMIFFAFTGWEVSAGTSEEFRNPKRDFPLAMGLSFLAAMMLYFSMAVIVHFTPIESNYEAAFSSIMQHHLGVWGGILMSVLAVVIIVANLMGAIWAVSRMLLSLSRENVVPLDLSADETGRPLKAVFVVVAVLLAVLSLDLFNILAIEDMLSLAGQNFIILFAVAAASLMTLTSSLFEKLVALVAVGAVAVLLAQQDAALLYPVLLSVAAAVLWAVQNRVNKTNIRNSPRSTG; from the coding sequence ATGACGGATCTTAAAAAGACGCTGGGCCCGCTGAAAGGGGCGGGCCTGATGCTGAATATTGTCATCGGTGCAGGGCTTCTGAGTTTGCCGGGGCTTGCCTACCAGCAGGCCGCAGAGAACGCGATCTGGGTTTGGGCCTTGTGCGCTGTTGTGGCCCTGCCGCTTCTGTCTGTCTTCATCATCATGGGGGCAAGATTCCCGGATGCCGGAGGGGTGTCTTCCTTCGCGCAGAAGGCGTTCGGCAAATATGCCTACATAGCCAGCTCCTTTATCTTCCTTGGCGCGGTTGCTTTCGGCCTGCCCGCTATCGCACTCACCGGCGGCCATTATCTGTCCGTTCTGGTTCCGGTGGATCCTGCAATTCTGGCCATAGCCTTGCTGCTGATCGCGACCGGAACGCAACTCGCCTCACCTGAGGCGGCGTCAAGGATTTCGGCCATGGTTGCCTCGGTAATCCTGTTCTCGCTCCTGGTGATTGTTGCGGTTGGCCTGTCGGGCATTACACCTGAAATGCGTGAAGCCCGCGCCTTGAGTGGTCCAACCATCGGATTTTCGCAGCTGAGCGTCCCGTTCATGATGATCTTCTTCGCCTTCACGGGCTGGGAAGTCTCCGCAGGGACGTCCGAGGAGTTCAGAAACCCCAAGAGAGACTTCCCGCTGGCGATGGGCCTGTCGTTCCTTGCCGCGATGATGCTCTACTTCAGCATGGCCGTGATCGTGCATTTCACGCCGATTGAGAGCAATTACGAGGCGGCGTTTTCGTCTATCATGCAGCACCACCTTGGCGTCTGGGGCGGCATTTTGATGTCAGTTCTGGCCGTTGTCATAATCGTGGCAAACCTGATGGGGGCGATCTGGGCCGTTTCGCGGATGCTGTTGTCGCTTTCCAGGGAAAATGTCGTGCCGCTGGATCTTTCCGCAGACGAAACCGGTCGTCCGCTGAAGGCCGTGTTTGTGGTCGTGGCGGTTCTGCTGGCCGTGCTCAGCCTGGATCTTTTCAACATCCTGGCGATTGAGGATATGCTGTCCTTGGCCGGGCAGAATTTCATCATCCTCTTCGCGGTCGCGGCTGCCAGCTTGATGACGCTGACGTCAAGCCTGTTCGAAAAACTGGTGGCGTTGGTCGCGGTGGGGGCTGTCGCTGTGCTGCTGGCACAGCAGGACGCAGCCCTGTTGTACCCGGTGCTATTGTCCGTTGCCGCAGCGGTTCTTTGGGCAGTCCAGAACAGGGTGAACAAGACGAACATTCGAAACAGCCCGCGCAGCACGGGCTGA
- a CDS encoding MFS transporter yields the protein MTTRIAKASPALLLFAIFLISLNLRPAVAAIGPLVSQILGDTGVNSTIIGFLTMIPVFLMGIGAIYVRQLRAALGERGGITLGALIIALACAARLWLPTGAGLLVTAAGAGIGIAIVQSLMPGFAKRNFGAATGRVIGLYSTGIVAGASIAAGTAAGLASSLDWEGTLAAWSLPAVLAVLIWVIAARNADSERTAPAPAAGTTPPQFWRNARCWSLMLFFGVGTGAFMLVMAWIPPFYLEQGLDQGAAGLLLSALTVIEAVTALGVAAFIHHFPDRRGPLVFALIMTALGFGVLYTAPIDMSFLAMALLGVGIGILFPLSIIVAIDHVDDPTTAGNFTSFVQGGGYILASFVPLFAGAIRDAMSDLSNVWLGMAAGSLLMIFLAVRYSPESYKRFSTMLRSVSLDRGLRAAS from the coding sequence ATGACCACACGCATTGCCAAGGCGTCACCAGCGTTACTGCTGTTCGCAATATTCCTGATCTCCCTGAACCTGCGCCCTGCAGTTGCCGCCATCGGCCCGCTGGTGTCGCAAATCCTGGGCGATACCGGTGTCAACTCCACCATCATCGGCTTCCTGACCATGATCCCGGTGTTTCTGATGGGCATTGGCGCCATCTACGTGCGCCAGCTGCGCGCGGCATTGGGGGAGCGCGGCGGCATCACGCTGGGCGCGCTGATCATCGCCCTCGCCTGCGCTGCCCGCCTGTGGCTGCCGACAGGTGCCGGCCTTCTTGTCACCGCCGCCGGGGCCGGGATCGGCATTGCCATTGTGCAATCGCTGATGCCGGGCTTCGCCAAGCGCAACTTCGGCGCGGCAACCGGCCGGGTGATCGGCCTCTACTCCACCGGGATCGTGGCCGGTGCCTCCATCGCGGCGGGCACGGCTGCGGGGCTTGCCTCTTCGCTGGACTGGGAAGGCACGCTGGCGGCCTGGAGCCTTCCTGCGGTCCTCGCAGTGCTGATCTGGGTCATCGCCGCGCGCAACGCCGACAGCGAGCGCACCGCGCCTGCCCCCGCGGCGGGCACCACCCCTCCGCAGTTCTGGCGCAATGCACGCTGCTGGTCGCTGATGCTGTTTTTCGGCGTCGGCACCGGGGCGTTCATGCTCGTCATGGCCTGGATTCCGCCGTTCTATCTGGAGCAGGGTCTTGATCAAGGGGCTGCGGGCCTGCTGTTGTCCGCATTGACGGTGATTGAAGCCGTCACAGCCTTGGGCGTGGCAGCCTTCATCCACCATTTCCCGGACCGCCGCGGCCCGCTGGTCTTTGCACTGATCATGACAGCCCTGGGGTTTGGCGTGCTCTACACCGCTCCGATTGACATGTCGTTCCTGGCAATGGCGCTGCTGGGTGTCGGCATCGGCATCCTGTTCCCGCTGTCGATCATCGTGGCCATCGACCACGTTGATGATCCCACCACCGCAGGCAACTTCACCTCTTTTGTGCAGGGCGGCGGCTATATCCTGGCAAGTTTCGTGCCCCTGTTTGCCGGCGCTATCCGGGATGCGATGTCGGACCTCAGCAACGTCTGGCTGGGGATGGCGGCAGGCTCGCTTCTGATGATCTTCCTTGCTGTTCGCTACTCTCCTGAAAGCTACAAACGCTTCTCCACCATGCTGCGCAGCGTGTCCCTGGACCGCGGACTGCGCGCGGCCAGCTGA
- a CDS encoding tautomerase family protein, which yields MPHVIIKHFAATLTAEQQATLCEAITQSVTQAFGCSPHAVSIALRPVAPDDWHSSVFVPDIQTHPQELIKSPDYSAA from the coding sequence ATGCCCCACGTCATCATCAAGCATTTTGCCGCCACCCTGACGGCGGAACAGCAGGCAACCCTCTGCGAAGCCATCACCCAGTCGGTCACTCAGGCCTTTGGCTGCTCCCCGCACGCGGTATCCATCGCATTGCGCCCTGTGGCGCCCGATGACTGGCACAGCAGCGTCTTTGTTCCAGACATCCAAACCCATCCGCAAGAATTGATCAAATCACCGGATTATTCGGCGGCTTAA